The following nucleotide sequence is from Juglans microcarpa x Juglans regia isolate MS1-56 chromosome 6D, Jm3101_v1.0, whole genome shotgun sequence.
agattttattattttaatgaatgatAAAATACACTTTGGGATGAAATATACTATTCTAGACAACCATACTATtcattaattacatatttataaggTTGTACGTATGACGGAAACCCGTAATTTCACAATTACTTGGTTATTTACTCAAATGAAGTGTCAAGCGAGCCCTAAGCAAATTCTTTGCCCAAGCTTCTCTTGAACGACTTATATCTCAAACGTCAAAAGAACTTTCTGTCTAATGTTTCTCAAGTCACAAATCATGTCAAAGATTTTTAGCCCCAAAACCCCATGAGGCTTATCCATGTTCACTTTAAATCTTATTGAAAATCTACCAAAAAATCATAACCAATCCTTATTGGGTCGAGTCATCAAATCGGATCATCACAAGAATAGACCGGCTCCACAAGCCAACATCGTGAGCAAGACAGCATTtgcaagaatgaaagaaagagtGCTTTTTCTCTATCGCCTTGACAAATTTAACCGGTACTTACGGTGTTTTCCACGTGAATAATGCTCAATTATGAggaagccatgcatgcatgcatgttagttagAGGCATGCATAGACTTCGCTTATAAATAGAGACATTCAGTCACTTCAAGATGCATCGAAAGTGTTGTGTTGTTTTTACATTTAGCTGTGAGTCAATATAGGCTGCAAATTGAAGTAAGAATCCTTCCAATTTTTCTGTCCATATATTATTTCTTCAGTAATTCATGTCCCTCTCGATGTATATATCTTTATAAAGAAGATCGGTAAACTTTGTTTCTAGTTTTCCTAAGTTACATGTTCAGTGAATTCTTTACTTCGATTGCCATGTAAGACAGTTAATTAGCCTGATCTCCAAATATTAGTTCTCCCTTTTACGAACTAGGGAAGAGAATTTtatcatacatatatttatatatatatatatatatatatttgcgaATCTAGCTGGTTCCTTGAAACTCATAAAATTGGAGCTTTCTGTTGAAAATATAAACCAAGAGATCAGTTTGTAGATGTTACAATATACCAAGCAAAGATACAGAATTACCTCTTTCTTCTGAATTTGCAGAAGATTAAGCTTCACCTATGGCTAGGAAGCAGTCATTGGAGGCAGCGGTTGAAGGACTGAAGAGGTTTCTCAGGtaattctatatttttcatCCCAACAATCTCTAAAATCTGCCATAGGCTGCAAGTTTAAGAATTTTCCACTAGgtaataattatgtaattagGTGAAAAAAAGGCAAGATTGTAAACAGTAAACTTCAAAGGACAAAACAGGAGAAGTTGATGATGGTTCAGAGAATCTCAGAAAACATTTGTCCTATGTGCATTCAGCATTTGTGAGTGTCATGTCTCATGTTAATGATTAGTAGTTTAGTACAATATGATTGAGTTTAAAACTTTTGGATCATATGGACAGAGATGACAAAAGAAACATATGTACGATCTTTGTCAATTGTCATACATATATAGTTGAGTAGGCCAAGGTTGAGAATTTGCAAAATGTTATTTATTCTTCTCCCTATTTATTTGTAACCTTTTCAACAAATTTGAAGACAATGATATATGattatgtatatgtgtgtgtgtgtgtgtgtgtgtgtgtgtgtgtgtgtgtgtatatatatattgattggcTGCAGCGAGAAGGAAGACTCGAATGAGGAGGTGGCTGCAAAAATTGAGAAACTGACTGCAGAATTACGACGGATAGATGTTGCTCCCATTGACCCAACTGAAATGATTAAACGAGGGTTTAATTACTTCAAGACCAACAACTTTGAGTATGAcatgcaactctctctctctctctctctctctctgcaactAGATTATAGTTATTGCCAGTATTGGTACTGACAGAGGCTGAATTAATTCAAAAGAGCCAACAAGAAAATCTACcactttgtttttctcttttaatcttTGTAATTTTCTTCAATTGGTTTGATTCTTTTTGCAGCAAGCATAGAGAATTTTACCATGAGCTTGCCGAAAGCCAGCATCCTAAGGTACCGTCTAGGCTTCCATTAGACAATTAAAGTGCACAAAAATATAAGCAAAAGCCTAAGTACTTCTGGTTTTAATTTTATGGTGGTGTATAGTTTCTGGTATTTGCATGCTCAGACTCTCGAGTGAGCCCCTCTATTATCCTCAACTTCAAACCAGGAGATGCCTTCATGGTCCGCAACATTGCTAACATGGTTCCTGCATTTGACCAggtttctcatatatatatatatatatatatatatacacacacacatatatccTACTTCCCattcaatttaattatttctcatatatatatatacattttattaCAATTGCTTCTGCACAGCTAAGATACTCTGGAGTTGGTGCAGCCATTGAATATGCTGTCTCAGTACTCGAGGTGAAATGAAATATCATTCATTTAAaccaattttcttcttttggttcTGCAAAATctgtccttttttctttttacccttttttctttttcatttttttataatttttaggtacCAAATATCCTGATCATTGGACATAGTCGCTGCGGTGGAATACAGAGGCTTATGACTCATCCTGAGGATGGTTCTCTACCTTTGTAAGGCTATAAAGCACgagtttttacttttattttcatctcaaatttgaAGTAATTTCTCTGGAAAATTGTTCTAAAGaagaaggataaaaaaaattagggagAGGGTTATGCTAAAATTGTAATTGAAATCGATTGATATGTGCAGTGATTTCATCGACGAGTGGGTCAAAATCGGAAAACCTGCAGCGGCCAAGGTCAAAGCAACGTTTGGCAATTTACCAATTGAGGAACAATGTGCACATTGTGAACGGGTTGGCTTTATCCCCTTGCTTTATCTCTTAATCAGAACTCAAAAGATCCACCCATTTTACcaaaaagagtaattctacttaTAATCGTGATGTGCATAAACTTcacataatcattttgaaaaagagtagggtctactattaaaaaattaattttcttcatgtgggtctcatgttttattcactttttttaaagtgattacgcgatggttacacaattcacgattgcaaatacattttcttccattttaaTGGTTGACATATGAACTACTTATAATATGTCACGTAAATACGTTTGAAGATGGACAATATTTACGATGAAGAGAAACATTTCCTTTATGCACAAGGCTTTCCTGTGCATGTTGGAAACTAATGATAGTCATGAATACATATTATGCAGGAGGCAGTGAAGCTGTCATTGATTAACTTACTGACTTATCCATATGTCCGAACTGGGATTGCAAAGAAGAAACTGCAGTTAATGGGTGGCTACTATAATTTTGTTGAAGGATCTTTTCATGTCTGGAATTTTGAGACTCGCTTTTCACCTACCGTCGACATGCAATGAGTCTCAATTGTATCAACTCCTCAAGTTACTATTTCCCTTGCATTTTTACTTCACATGTGCACTGTATTGTATTTGCATTTCTAGACAATTTATCAACTAAATAAAACAGAGCAGCTCTTGGCATGCTCTCTCTTGCATGTTGCTCTTTCTTGCCCTCCAAAATGAATGTATCAAATTCTGCAATTCTCCAAATTACGATCATGCAGTAGCCATTGTCGACACCTCTTGTCCACCAGTGAGTGATTTCTCGTGTATGTGTAAAGACAGGTAGACCGTCTCATCTCTTTCTTCAAAATGGTGGATCGAACTTCGATCATGTCACGAGAGTGGATTTAGTTGGTTTTGTTACGTTAAAGGTTTGAACTCAAGACCTACGAAGAACCTTTGTAAAAGCGACCCGGGGCGATTGAGATTCGTCTCCTTATGTTATTCATTGTTTGAGTGAGGTACAACAATAATTTATTGTACTTCCTATATGATCAAGATATTAGATCATTT
It contains:
- the LOC121234590 gene encoding carbonic anhydrase 2-like, whose amino-acid sequence is MARKQSLEAAVEGLKRFLSEKEDSNEEVAAKIEKLTAELRRIDVAPIDPTEMIKRGFNYFKTNNFDKHREFYHELAESQHPKFLVFACSDSRVSPSIILNFKPGDAFMVRNIANMVPAFDQLRYSGVGAAIEYAVSVLEVPNILIIGHSRCGGIQRLMTHPEDGSLPFDFIDEWVKIGKPAAAKVKATFGNLPIEEQCAHCEREAVKLSLINLLTYPYVRTGIAKKKLQLMGGYYNFVEGSFHVWNFETRFSPTVDMQ